The sequence below is a genomic window from Chaetodon auriga isolate fChaAug3 chromosome 8, fChaAug3.hap1, whole genome shotgun sequence.
AGTACCACTCTGTCTGCACCCGTCTTTCACCTGAGGGCTCATCATTACACTCAATAAAGCAATTTTACAGTCTATTTTATCTGCCAGGGAACAACACGGGCTATGGAAAGGTGCAGCGCTCCTCTCCCTTCGATTCCCTTAGCAGTGCTTGACCTGCACTAAGCTATACGGAGCAATAAAGGCCTCATAAAAGCCTCCCCTGAGAGGACTTTTACAGCTCACTGCTGAATGAAAATCaacactgtgcattttaaaTGTAGGCCTACGGTTGGAGAGGGTAAAGGAGTCGTAAGCTGAGCTAAGAATGGGATTGATACAAGAAAATATACATGCATATCACCCAAATTGGCATTATTACTGTTAAAACATTTTACTTGCTTGATTAAATTTGCTTATTTACAAAATATACTCGTAGCAGATTTACTTTAAATGCCTGCATAGGCGCTGTACAGAAGGTTGTTGCAGGGGGAAGTTAGGGTGCAACAAAGTGACCCCTGCACGTATACTGCAAATGATCTTAGTAGGTCCAACGCTTCTGCAGCTGTCCCTGCCCTGTGCTTTCCAAATGATGTCCCTTAACTGACATGTGTTTGGGATGCCTAGCTTTAATTTTCAGATCGTTACACAATTCTAGCAGCAGATAGGTTTATGAGTGGGACAGTCAGGCTTATGGAGGATGCGCTGCATAATTTCAAGGAGATTACAGGAAGCAGATGGCTCTGTCATGGTTTCAGGAGATAAACTGCCAGGGCAACACATTCGAAATTGTCATGCAACAAGCATCCAGTATTATATTTACCCTCTTGTTACCATCATGCTTGTGTTCTCATTAACAGATATGGTTCCATGGATGGGGGAACAAGGCGGAAGAACGCCACGCGTGAGACGACCAGCACGCTGAAGGCCTGGCTGCAGGAGCACAGGAAGAACCCCTATCCAACTAAAGGGGAGAAGATCATGCTGGCCATCATCACCAAGATGACCCTCACGCAGGTCTCCACCTGGTTTGCAAACGCCAGGCGGAGGCTCAAGAAGGAGAACAAGATGACCTGGCCGCCCAGAAACAAGGGCTCAGAGGAGAAGAGATATGACGAGGATGAGGATGGGTCTCAGGAGGAGCAGATAAAAAGCGAGAACAATGAGGATGGTCAGTGTCACAATGTCACAGCCTTTCTTAAGTTTTATGCTGGATTGTTTGGCAGTATATCACAGGAGTCTTTTATCTGAGaagcatgttaaaaaaaaaaaaaaaacatacccgTAGTATTCATGACATCTTGTTCTCATTGCGATTACAGTCATAATGTGGGGACTTTTTCGGCAACATTCTCAACCCAAGTATTATTTTTGACTTTAGTTTGAAATGAGAGCCTGAGTAAAAAGCCAAGTTTAGCTGCTGTTCCTTATTTTATTCATCTCAGTCATTTAGTTAGAGGGATCAGGATGAGTCAAAATAATTCCTGAAGAGCAACTAGAGAATAATGATCACATGCCTGTGAGCGGTCCACTGCTTCCATACATCCCGAAAACTCCTATTTTCTATTCATTTGCTCAAAAATGAGATTAGAGTGAGATTTTATGAAATCTACTCATCAGCGTAAAGCATTTGCTTCTCTAAAACCCCATCAGTCTTACatattattttatctttttaatatATAATGTTAATAAGATGATACCTGTACCATAGTGATAATAAGGAACAAAGAAGCCTGAGGATTTGTTTCGGTTAACATTTTGTTCTTACAGTGTGCACTTTGCTAAACacaaattatttatttgtatttttaaaaatgaaacttgtCAGCAGCATAAGCAGTTCCCATATGACTTTAATCATCATAACAATCTTTCAGCTGTGGAATACTATCAGACAGGCCTCAGTCAGtttcacacacacgctttttaaTGGTCGGATTGTGCTTTTTCCAACTTTTTGAGCTGATCGTGACACGATTTGTCTGACAGGCCTGAGTTCGTTTTAGTCAGTAATTAAAATAGCTAGTAAATTGAAGTACATTAGCTAATCCCTGAATTAAAGACCactaacttttttttacagtgtgcgATTGCAGGTTCAACACTTGACTGTTGAGGATGCTTTCATCTGGTGCCATATCGTGTGATATATATCATCCACTGACATGTCTGcttccctctctgttctctccttcCCAGAGACCAGAAGTCGGCCGGATAAGGACCTCCAGTTGAGCGATCTGGACGATTTCGACACGCTGGAGTCTGAGAGCTCGGAGTGTGAGCTGAAGCACCGAtaccacatgaacacacacatgtcaACGACGAGCGACTGCCCCGGCGAACACCTCATCAAGGACGCGTCTCTGAAAATCTCCATCCCCGTTTCTCTGGGAGGGGAGCAGGACTTGAGCAAAAGTTGCCTCAAAACGAACCCGGAGGATTTCCAAcaggacagcagacagcaggtgaaaGCATGCTAtaaccaccagcagcagcagcagcagcagcaacaagggCACCAGATATTAGACGGCAAGCCTCGGATCTGGTCTTTGGCCCAAACTGCGACGTCCCTGAACCAGACTGAGTACCCGTCCTGTATGCTGAGGTGCCAGCCGCCGCCCTCCTCCCTCAGCCCATCCCCTGCCGCTACCTCACCCGTAACCGGCCTGGACAACAGGCAGGACTCGCCGGTCACGACCCTGAGAAACTGGGTGGACGGGGTTTTCCACGACCCCTTGTTCAGGCACAGCACTTTGAGCCAGGCTCTGACCAACACCACCGTCTCTTGGACCACGAACACCAAAGGCGCCATTCTGGAGGCTGAGAGGAGCACGGCGGCCTTGCAGCAGCATCACGCCTCCTCCAAAGACAGTGCCATGACTTTCCCAAAAAGTATCAACAAACTGTTCTGCTCCTAACAAAACCAAATGGCCCCCTTTAttgcaaaaagagagagatttttttttgtgactgGCTGAAAGTCGGATGGAAAAGCCTATTTCGTCTCCATGATCCCCtcatcatgttttattgtttctaaAAGCAATGATAGCTATATACTGTTACATGGGCGTGACACAGGAGAAATATCCGGATCGGTTTGGCTTATTTGAGTTAACGCACGCACAAAAACTTATCGAAATGTATAACTAAAAGTTTAcatcttggaaaaaaaaaaaaaaagaaataggcCTAAGGTTTACATGATTTTTCTTTGGTCCTTTTTCTTTAGTATGCGCATGCAAATGTAATTGAATATTATTTAAGTCTCAGCAGTTGAGTATCACtattaaactaaaaaaaaaagaaaaaggaaaaaaaaatgtctcacaAATGCACAGCTCTCCGAGGAAGTGAGCGAGAGCGTCTCAACTTTgttcactgaaaataaaagcagtcgGTTTCTGAAGAGCGCTTGTGATGTTGCGTTCATGGTACGAGttgctgtccgtggtgctgaaacacAGGGGGCTCACTCGATgtcctgcttttcttccttgatctgtttacatgtgttttttcaCTATTATCATTCATGTAAACCTTCTTCAGTCGAGTCCTTTATAGTCAGGACACACGGGGCCTCCACGGCTCAGCACAGAGGCCAGTTTTAAAAGCAACCTCCTGCTAAATAAAGCAGTTCTTCCATTCCAACTCATTCTTAACCCATTAAAACAGGCGCAATCTAACATCTCCCGCCATGTGttatttttcagaaaacatCCACTCTCATTTAGTGACAGCGAGAAAATGAGGCAGCTCAACCCTCAAGACAGAACAATATCAGTATCTAAGATCTGCCTCATTAATCCCCCCTAAACAGGCTGTAATTGGGATGTTCGCAGTCATATTTCATGGCAGGCTATTGatttcccctctctgctccctgaTAATATTATCGAAACATCTCAACATCGTCCATGATGCAGCTGTCAAAAGGGTAAGTTATTCGCCATACGTCCATTAATGGGTTCAAAACGGAGGCCCTGCGAAATAATTTGAAGTGAAGAGTTTTCGTTTTGACACTAACCCCTCAATTTCCTCGAGACGGGGGCCCTGCAGAAACCAGCATGGATGCGGATTCCGGTTGTGGAAATGTGAGAGGGCTttgcgagagggagagagggaaagagagagagagagaggcactcACGTCGTCTAAAAGTGAAAAGGGCAAAGGAACTCGAATTAGTTGTTGTAGATAAAAGGGCAAAAAGAAAGGAGTCAAGGGTACTTGACAGTAATGGCGAAAGTGGAGCTCTCGGGGGACTCTGTCCTGTGA
It includes:
- the irx4a gene encoding iroquois-class homeodomain protein IRX-4a, producing the protein MSYPQFGYPYSSAPQFLMTTNSLTTCCESTGRSIADSGVAASGQTPVYCPVYESRLLATARHELSSAAALGVYGSPYTGGQGYGNYVTYGTDASAFYSLGTFDTKDATASAHAGITQATAYYPYDPTLGQYQYDRYGSMDGGTRRKNATRETTSTLKAWLQEHRKNPYPTKGEKIMLAIITKMTLTQVSTWFANARRRLKKENKMTWPPRNKGSEEKRYDEDEDGSQEEQIKSENNEDETRSRPDKDLQLSDLDDFDTLESESSECELKHRYHMNTHMSTTSDCPGEHLIKDASLKISIPVSLGGEQDLSKSCLKTNPEDFQQDSRQQVKACYNHQQQQQQQQQGHQILDGKPRIWSLAQTATSLNQTEYPSCMLRCQPPPSSLSPSPAATSPVTGLDNRQDSPVTTLRNWVDGVFHDPLFRHSTLSQALTNTTVSWTTNTKGAILEAERSTAALQQHHASSKDSAMTFPKSINKLFCS